A stretch of the Cygnus olor isolate bCygOlo1 chromosome 25, bCygOlo1.pri.v2, whole genome shotgun sequence genome encodes the following:
- the LOC121059712 gene encoding 2',3'-cyclic-nucleotide 3'-phosphodiesterase isoform X2, translated as MSSQSAKERPESLQFPFLDDEDTISTLKESKTFFILRGLPGSGKSTLAQAVQDRYKDACKVISVDSYKITPGIRSSVPEEYSKVDEDLVDYCKRDISIIVLDDTHHERERLDQLFDIADKYRYKVIFAEPKTPWRMDCSQLKEKNQWKLSVEDLKKMKPSLEKEFLPMYFGWFLSKRSSENLRKAGQLFLDELGSLKAFKKESKYFAFAIEDPKIKIDLTSYFVKRPPGVLHCTTKYTEFGKAPGAEEYAQQEAVKASYGKGFTLSISALFITTKTVGARVELSEQQLLLWPGDVDKLLSTDNLPKGSRAHITLGCANGVEAVQTGLDLLEFVKLEKAGNKGDEVGEIGGGKLQYFDNGMWMLVLSKKIDVRAIFSGYYGKGKLVPTQSTNKRGSAFSSCTII; from the exons atgtCTTCTCAATCAGCAAAAGAAAGGCCTGAAAGCTTGCAGTTTCCTTTCCTTGATGATGAAGATACCATCTCCACACTCAAAGAGtctaaaaccttttttattttaagaggcCTACCTGGCAGTGGGAAGTCCACTCTTGCCCAGGCTGTTCAAGACAGGTATAAAGATGCCTGCAAGGTCATTTCTGTCGATAGCTATAAAATTACGCCTGGAATAAGAAGCAGCGTTCCTGAAGAATACTCAAAAGTTGATGAGGATCTAGTTGACTATTGCAAACGAGATATCAGCATTATTGTTTTGGATGACACTCACCATGAAAGGGAACGGCTGGACCAACTCTTTGATATTGCTGACAAATACCGGTACAAAGTCATCTTTGCTGAGCCCAAAACCCCGTGGAGAATGGATTGCTCGCAGCTTAAGGAAAAGAATCAATGGAAACTGTCGGTGGAAGACCTGAAGAAGATGAAGCCAAGCTTGGAGAAGGAATTTCTACCCATGTATTTTGGGTGGTTTTTGAGCAAAAGAAGCTCTGAGAACCTGAGGAAGGCTGGCCAGCTCTTCTTAGATGAGCTTGGAAGTCTCAAAGCCTTCAAAAAGGAGAGTAAATATT ttgcttttgctATTGAAGatcccaaaataaaaatagatctCACCAGCTACTTTGTGAAGAGACCACCTGGGGTCTTACACTGCACCACGAAATACACAGAGTTTGGAAAAGCACCTGGGGCTGAGGAATACGCACAGCAAGAA GCTGTGAAGGCTTCCTACGGCAAAGGCTTCACCTTGTCCATTTCTGCTCTGTTCATCACAACGAAAACTGTTGGTGCCCGTGTGGAGCTGAGcgaacagcagctgctgctgtggcctgGAGATGTCGATAAGCTCCTGTCCACTGACAACCTCCCGAAAGGCAGCCGGGCTCACATCACCCTCGGCTGTGCCAACGGTGTAGAAGCAGTCCAGACTGGGCTCGATCTGCTGGAGTTTGTGAAACTGGAAAAGGCAGGGAACAAAGGGGATGAAGTGGGGGAAATCGGAGGAGGGAAACTGCAGTATTTTGATAATGGTATGTGGATGCTTGTCCTTTCTAAAAAGATTGATGTGAGGGCGATATTCTCAGGTTActatggaaaaggaaaacttgtgCCTACGCAGAGCACCAACAAACGGGGCTCTGCTTTTAGTTCCTGCACCATCATCTAA
- the LOC121059712 gene encoding 2',3'-cyclic-nucleotide 3'-phosphodiesterase isoform X1 gives MNRGFSKKSHTFLPKIFRKMSSQSAKERPESLQFPFLDDEDTISTLKESKTFFILRGLPGSGKSTLAQAVQDRYKDACKVISVDSYKITPGIRSSVPEEYSKVDEDLVDYCKRDISIIVLDDTHHERERLDQLFDIADKYRYKVIFAEPKTPWRMDCSQLKEKNQWKLSVEDLKKMKPSLEKEFLPMYFGWFLSKRSSENLRKAGQLFLDELGSLKAFKKESKYFAFAIEDPKIKIDLTSYFVKRPPGVLHCTTKYTEFGKAPGAEEYAQQEAVKASYGKGFTLSISALFITTKTVGARVELSEQQLLLWPGDVDKLLSTDNLPKGSRAHITLGCANGVEAVQTGLDLLEFVKLEKAGNKGDEVGEIGGGKLQYFDNGMWMLVLSKKIDVRAIFSGYYGKGKLVPTQSTNKRGSAFSSCTII, from the exons AACAGAGGCTTCTCAAAGAAGAGTCACACATTCCTGCctaaaatatttaggaaaatgtCTTCTCAATCAGCAAAAGAAAGGCCTGAAAGCTTGCAGTTTCCTTTCCTTGATGATGAAGATACCATCTCCACACTCAAAGAGtctaaaaccttttttattttaagaggcCTACCTGGCAGTGGGAAGTCCACTCTTGCCCAGGCTGTTCAAGACAGGTATAAAGATGCCTGCAAGGTCATTTCTGTCGATAGCTATAAAATTACGCCTGGAATAAGAAGCAGCGTTCCTGAAGAATACTCAAAAGTTGATGAGGATCTAGTTGACTATTGCAAACGAGATATCAGCATTATTGTTTTGGATGACACTCACCATGAAAGGGAACGGCTGGACCAACTCTTTGATATTGCTGACAAATACCGGTACAAAGTCATCTTTGCTGAGCCCAAAACCCCGTGGAGAATGGATTGCTCGCAGCTTAAGGAAAAGAATCAATGGAAACTGTCGGTGGAAGACCTGAAGAAGATGAAGCCAAGCTTGGAGAAGGAATTTCTACCCATGTATTTTGGGTGGTTTTTGAGCAAAAGAAGCTCTGAGAACCTGAGGAAGGCTGGCCAGCTCTTCTTAGATGAGCTTGGAAGTCTCAAAGCCTTCAAAAAGGAGAGTAAATATT ttgcttttgctATTGAAGatcccaaaataaaaatagatctCACCAGCTACTTTGTGAAGAGACCACCTGGGGTCTTACACTGCACCACGAAATACACAGAGTTTGGAAAAGCACCTGGGGCTGAGGAATACGCACAGCAAGAA GCTGTGAAGGCTTCCTACGGCAAAGGCTTCACCTTGTCCATTTCTGCTCTGTTCATCACAACGAAAACTGTTGGTGCCCGTGTGGAGCTGAGcgaacagcagctgctgctgtggcctgGAGATGTCGATAAGCTCCTGTCCACTGACAACCTCCCGAAAGGCAGCCGGGCTCACATCACCCTCGGCTGTGCCAACGGTGTAGAAGCAGTCCAGACTGGGCTCGATCTGCTGGAGTTTGTGAAACTGGAAAAGGCAGGGAACAAAGGGGATGAAGTGGGGGAAATCGGAGGAGGGAAACTGCAGTATTTTGATAATGGTATGTGGATGCTTGTCCTTTCTAAAAAGATTGATGTGAGGGCGATATTCTCAGGTTActatggaaaaggaaaacttgtgCCTACGCAGAGCACCAACAAACGGGGCTCTGCTTTTAGTTCCTGCACCATCATCTAA